cccagagttgacgggattaaattatgacgagaggttgagtagactgggactgtactcattggagtttagaaggatgcaggggggatcttattgaaacatataaaattatgaacggaatagataggatagatgcgggcaggttgtttccactggtcggggaaagcagaactaaggggcatagcctcaaaataaggggaagtagatttaggaccgagtttaggaggaacttcttcacccaaagggttgtgaatttctggaattccttgcccagtgaagcagttgaggctccttctttaaaagttttaaagaaaaagatagatacctttctaaagaataaagggattcggggatatggtgtacgggccggagagtggaactgagtgcacaaagatcagccatgatctcattgaatggcggagcaggctcgaggggccagatggcctactcctgttcctagttcttatgttcttatgttcttatgaaaggcaatatatttccgagtcagaatggtgagtgtctTCGCGAGGAACatccatgtggtggtgttcccatgctgctgtctgctgtccttgtccgtcATAGTAGtggaggtttggaaggtgttgtcaaaggagccttggtcagGTGCTTCACCATGGCCTGAACTTTGACCTCCGCCATCCGGTTGGTCAATTGGGAAACACAACTGACCCCTGCTGAATGACAGGCCGGCAGCTATTTTACACTCTAATCAGCATTGATTAGCAGCACCTGTCCTCACTTGGAAGGACATCCTGCTGTGGAGAGCTGTCGCTCAATCAGATTAACGATAGCCCTTCAGCCCATCCAGGTGCAGCACGGTCGGAAGAAGCACTGCAACAACTTGCCTGGGCGTAAGTGTTGGGGCATCGAGACCAGGTAGGGATCCCTGGGAGGGTAGGGTAGGGACTTCTGAGGGTGTTGCCAGGCGGGCAATTGGATTATTGGGGGATGGGCCAAAGCAtgtccccaaagcatgtccacaaggtacaagtcaggagtgcgatgggatgCTCTCCAATTCCTGGATTCGTGcaactccaacaactctcaagaagctcgacaccaaccaggacaaagcaatgTGTTGCTACCCCATTTAcaaacatttgctccctccaccaccgatgcacagtggcagctgtgtgcatcATTTACAaaatgcgctgcaggaactcaccaaggtcctcagggcaacaccttccaaacccacgaccattaccatctagaatgacaagggtagcagatacctgggaaccccaccacctggaggttcccctccaagtcacacaccagccccacttggaaatatatcactgttccttcactgtcactgcgtcaaaatcttggaacccccttcactaacagcactatggatgcactgacacctcagggactgcagcggttcaagaaggtcctTAAATCGACGGTCCATTTGTGGGGTCGTACTGTCAGCCCAATGCATGAGTTTCAGCATTGATAAAAGATATAGAGACCGGAATAATGGCAGCAATTGctggggactgcagcacagattctCACCCGTTGCAGGACAATCTGAAGGCTCGTACATCTCGCAATGTTGTCTGCCACATGTGCCTAGCAGGTTCCTCTGCAGTAGCGGTCATACATTGGAAACATTCCCTCAAGACTGCTATACCCCTATCCACCACCTTTCCTAGGTGCTCTGTGACAAGTGTTTGTGCATGAACGACATTGTACAGGTTGGAATGCCACCTGTGGGATATAGATGGTCCATAAGCTGTCCATTATTGACTTTCCCTGCTTCATACGATGTATATTATCTCGAACATTGTCAATTTTACTTTTACAGGTCGCCAATACTTAAACCTTGGCAGAAATTGTACAAGAACTtgagcaattaaggatgggaatTTGTGTGTCAAAGAATGTTTCAAAAGAAAAGCTCAGGAAAACAATAAAaaggcaaggagcagcgccttcagAAGAGGAAGATGCACTCTTGGTTGCTGAGTTAAGGAGTCAATTGAAGATGGTTTATGGCCGCAACTCTCTGGGGTTAGCAATGATGGAAATGAGCGAAATCCCCGAAATTGCTTGGCAGGTAATTGAAGTAGAAAAACTGAATGTGTCACATAATTTCCTCCTCAGTATTGGTCCTGGCATTGAGAATCTTCAGAATTTGACCATTCTGAATTTGCTGGGGAATCAGTTGGCTACTTTGCCAAAAGAAATTGGAATGTTGAGGAAACTGAGGGTTCTGTTTGCTGACTGGAATTGTCTCAAAGAAGTTCCACATGAACTGGGCTACTGCAAAAAACTCCAGGTCCTGAGCCTCTCGTACAATATGATTTCGTCACTCCCTGAGAGTTTGGAGGACCTGAGGAAGCTGGAAAAGCTCAATTTAAGCAACAATCGCTTTGTGCAATTGCCCACGTGCGTCTACCGGATGAGGAGGTTAACTTTCTTACACCTGGGCTGTAACAAAATTGAAAGCATTTCTGAAAGTGTGGGTCAACTGGAAAGCATGAGGATATTTATCGCGGAGAAAAACAGGCTCCGATTCCTGCCCAAATCTATCTGCTTGATGAGGCCCCTTAAGCTGCTCAATGTGAATTATAATGAGATTGAAAATCTCCCCACAAACCTCCCCATGCTGACGGAGTTGGAGAGGATAGCCTGTCATTCGCTCGATACGGGGCTTCATGTCAAATGCAACCCCCTTGCCAAGCCACTGCTGGACCTGGTAGAAGAGGGGCTCGAACCTCTGTTTGACTATTTGAAACCCAAGCGGGACAATAAATAAGAACTGGTTTCTTTTTGATCTTCTGAATGTTTGTGACTTGGAGGCCTTGCGTACAGAATTTGGTTTGCTGTCACAGATTAGCTTGCTCATGCAATTGGCCTACCTAAACTGATTTACAACATGTGTGCATCATGTGCAAGCACCAACAGTGCTTAAGAAAATGAGCCATGTTTTAGAGAACTAAACTTGCCCTGTATATACTTTCAAAATCACAGAATAAATTCAAAACAAATTTTCTTCAATTTAACGCACCGTGTTTATTTGAAGGAGTTGTGTTTTTGTTTGGTTTGCAAAGTATTTTTGGTGAATATTTGAAGCCGTTTTCATCTCAGGTTTACACCATTTCTGTTTTCCACCCAATATGCTGATATTTCTTGTACAACCTTACTTAACTTAATGTGTGCATGGGCACACATTGCACCAATCTTCTTCTCTGCTATTACAGGGCATCAATGTACCATCCACATGTACATCGTTCTcaaggtggagggagaggtggcagTACTGATTAGCAGAACATTACAGTGCTGGAGATAAACGATTTCTAAGAGGAGTCAATGAcggaatcattttttaaaattcgctccctgggtggaggtgttgttggctagaccagcatttattgtcaatccctaattgcctttgagaaggtggtggcgagcagcCTATTTGAACTGCTGGAGTTCCTGAAgtataggtacactcacagtgctgttaaggagggagttccaggattttgaccccgtgaCAATGgagggaatggcgatatatttcaaagtcaggatggtgtgaggccTGAGGGGGAACCTGCGGGTGGCGGTGGTGCTCCCATTCACTGCTAcccttgaccttctaggtggtagaggtcacgggtttggaagctgcttccacatgagacttggtgagttcctgcagtgcatcttgtagatggtacacaccgttGTCATTGAGCATCGGTGGTGAGGCAGTGAATGTTGATGAAGGTGCATAGGGTACCAATCAAGAAGACTGTTTTGTCTTGGATGATGTcgggctttttaaaaaataatttagactatccaattattatatttttttccaattaaggggcaacttagcatggccaatccacctaccctgcacatcttttgagttgtgggggtgagacccatgcagacacagggagaatgtgcaaactccacacggatagtgacccagggccgggatcgatcctgggactccggtgccgtgaggcagcagggctaaccaccgtgccattggATTGTtttttgagtgtttttggagctgcactcatccagccaagcgGAGAGTATCTCATCACATCCCTTACATTTGCCTCGTAGACACGATGGACACGATTTGGCgagtcaggagatgaattactgactgtagaattctcagcctctgacctgccattgtagccacagtattaatatggcagatccagttcagtttctgatcactggTAACAATGGTAGAGTGGCCCCTTTAAGAGGCAACCTTTTGCAGGGCACATGACCTGACAAATGGGGAAAAGGGTGCGAGGCCCTGCGAGCAGGGGTCCAGGCAGTGTAGACCCAGTGAAacatgatcaatttggctggagacgaagttgaattcaaactgaggctttattagtatctgatgtgtggcctcctacagcagctgacgaaatggctgctagctggaggccacgcatatttataacccggctcctgggcggagctagcatgcaggggcccaggtgaacctgtagtgcaggttctaccgtacaacccttaataaaggaacacagtggtttaccacattcaccccctgttaaaattgagtccggcgggggtggtggataactatatacaattcgcaatctttaatatttacagaatggtaaaaaaatgtctctggtcatccggtgggccggtcagaggttcagccggtccggcgcctcgatcgtcctctgggatcgacgaagtggagccggcgatgttggtgctgtcgtggtcgaagttgattctgggagcgtgccgaaatcctcttcatcaacgggggtgggcagggggaggacggacggtcctggggggggtgatgggggcggcggggtagGGGGTAGTGGCACTAAAGGCAACgaaagtggtgtgggggtggaacctgctggtgccaggtctctgagaaagacggtatcctggcggccgtcggggaacgccacgtaggcgttctgtgggtttgcgtggagcaggtgcaccctttccaccaacagatccgccttgtggagccgcacatgtttacggagaagcacggttttgggagctgtgagccaagttgggagcgataccctggatgtggacttcctgcggaatgcaaaaagacgttcatgcggtgtactgttagtagcagtgcagagcaatgagcgaatggaatgtagtgcaccagggaggacctcttgccagcgggaggccgggagatttctggaccgtagggccagctggacggccctccataccgtcccattctccctctatacctgtctgtttcccgggggttgtagctcgtcattctgctggaggcgatacccctgctgagcaggaactgacgtagctcatcactcatgaatgaggatcgcctgtctctgtggatgtaggcggggaagccaaacagagtgaagatagaattaagggctttaatgacggtggcagacgtcatgtcggggcatgggatggcgaagggaaaacgggagtattcatcgatcacactgaggaaatacgtgtgtcggtcggaggaggggaggggcctttgaaatccacactgaggcggtcaaaggggcgggaggccttcaccagctgCACGCAgtcaggccggtagaagtgcggtttgcactccgcacagacctggcagtccttggtgatcgtccttccttcctcgacggagtagggcaaattttgtgccttaatgaagtagtacaaccgagtgacccctgggtgacaaaggctgttgtgcagggtccggagtcgatctacctgtgcgctggcacatgtacctcgggatagggcgtttgGGGGctggttgagtttgccagggcgatacttaatctcgtaattataggtggagagctcgattctccaccgcaagattttgtcatttttgatcttgccccgctgtgtgttgttgaaatgaaggcaaccgaccgttggtcagtgaggagagtaaatctcctgccggccaggtaatgcctccaatgttgcacagcctcaacgatagcctgagcttccttttcgacggatgagtgccgaatttcagaggcatggagggtgcgggaaaagaatgccatgggcctgcctgcctggttgagggtggcggcaagggcgacgtctgatgcgtcgctttctacttggaacggaagtgtttcatctacagcgtgcattccagctttggcaatatcagctctgatctgggcgaaagcctgttgggcctcggccgtcagggggaaatgagtggactgtatgagtgggcgggccttgtccgcaaagtttgggacccactgagcgtaatacgagaagaaccccaggcagtgtttgagggccttggggcagtgggggaggggaagctccatgagggggcgcatgcggtcgggatcgggccccagaactccgttctggaccacgtagccgaggatgactaagcggtttgtacggaacacacacttctccttgttatacgtcaggttgaggagagtggcggtgcggaaaaatttagcgaggttggcgtcgtggtcctgctgatcatggccgcagatggtcacattgtctaggtacggaaacgtggcccgcaagccgtgccAGTCGACCATTCAgtacatctccctttggaagaccgaaaccccattggtgacgccgaaggggaccctaaggaagtgatatagccggccgtctgcctcgaaggcgatgTGTGGCCagtccgatttacagatggggagctggtggtaagcggatttcaggtccaccgttgagaagacccggcactgtgcaatctgattaaccatgtcagatatgcgtgggagggggtacgcgtcgagctgcgtgtacctgttgatggtctggctgtagtccacgaccattcggtttttctccccagacttaaccactaccacttgagctctccaggggctgttgctggcctcgatgatgccttcccgaagcaaccgctggacctcggacctgatgaaggccttattatgggtgctgtactgtctgctcctggtggcgacgggtttgcaatctggagttagattggcaaagagggaaggaggatcgaactttagggtcgcgaggccgcacacagtgagaggtggtaagggtccgccgaatttaagggtcaggctctggaggttgcactgaaaatccaggccaaggataagtgcagcgcagaggttagggaggacgcagAGGCGGaaaccatggaactctacgccttggactgtgagcgtgaccgtgcagtacccccggatcgctacgtgatGGGATCCGTAGGCcatggagatactttgattggtagggtctaccgtaagggagcagcgctttaccgtatttggatgtacaaagctcttggtgctcccggagtccagtagacaggaggtcacgtggccggtgACTTTCAcgttggtggatgcgttggtcagagtgtgtggtcgggactggtcgattgccatggatgcgagtcgtggttgatcgtcgggtagtgaggcggctgctgcgtcggggtcctgaaatgccgttggtctccgtgtgctgtggggtggacaagatggcagcgcccggaggtcctgggggtcacaaaatggcggcgcccatgaaacgcacgttgcgggggtggagcaagatggcggcgcccatgaaacgcacgtgttgtgcgggggagaagatggtggtgcccattgctcgcacatggcctggggaggaggggaggatagcggcgcccattgtccgtgaccgggggcggtgggggcgactgctgccgctgagcgggcctggcacaccgctgcatagggacccttctttccgcaggccttacaaagggcagcgcggctgggcagcgttggcagtggtgtctttgttggccgcaaaaatagcatcggggccccccggagatcactggctggcgcatagcgcaggcgtattgggtgggtggcgcccccactggggcggctgcctgtggggcccatgaagcgtaggaggagtgggccgtgcggttgggggcgtaggactgtacattgtgcagggcgaccatcatggaaagcgctagtgttttagtctctgcgagatcgCGCTTGgcctcttctaggagccgctgcctgataacatcggacccaatcccagttacaaaagcgtccctcataaggagatctgagtgctccttagctgtaacgtcctggcagtcatagtcccgaactagtgggatcagggcactccagaagtcctcgattgactcaccaggtagttgagtacgcattgtgagcgcatgtctggcgaagagcgtgttcgtcttctgctcataattttctttgagtcgagtcatagcatcagcgtaattgggcgcatcctggatcagtgggaagattttagagttgagtctggagtacaagatttgaatcttctgagcctctggaacaggggtcggcgccgcgttgatatatacttcaaaacaagctagccagtgctgaaagtcctttctggcgtcgcttgcaagtggatccagctgcagtcgatctggtttaatccggaggtccagcttctgaatcagatactaataaattgaggcacgatcaatttggctggagacaaagttgaattcaaactgaggctttattagtatctgaagtgcggcctcctacagcagctgacgaaatggctgctagctggaggccacgcatatttataacccggctcctgggcggagctagcatgcaggggcccaggtgaacctgtagtgcaggttctaccgttcaacccttaatataagaacacagtggtttaccacacccaggagtcaaggagtaaagacctgtatgatataactctgtgcctgtatgtagttgaaCCTCATTGCTGTTTCCAATAAACATCTTTGTTGTGTAAGAAGACTCCTCATTGATACTTTGTGGTATTACATTGGCGACAAGAATAAATCGGACAATGATCGCAAGTCTCGAaattcgggggggggaggggttgcatcAGAAATCTCCAAGAGACGGAAAAGATGAGCTCAGCAGAACAAACAGTGAATGAAAAACAATGCTTATGATAGGGAAACTCGATCCAGTCGACCCGGGGGCCAAAGAGGGAAGCCGATATATCAGAGGCTCCAGTACTTTATTATCACAAATGAGATCACGGGGGAAGATAAGCAAAAGGTCATGTTGTTCATGATTTGTGGGCCCAAGACCTGCAACCTCATTATGAatttaacccaaagatgtgcaggttaggtggattggccacactaaattgccccttaattggaaaaaatgaattggatactccaaatttattttaaaaaaggaatttaaCGTCCCTTGATGCCCCAGGTACAAAATTGTTTATCCAGCTGGTAACACTTGTGAAAAAGCACTTGAACCCCAGACCTATCCATTATACTACAGTGGTATAAATTTAATTTGGCCATCAGGGACCAGGGAGACAATTTGGGGTTTTTGTGCCCGACTTGGGCAAATGACTGAAAGACTGCGAATTTGGCTCGGTACTAAGCGACTTGCTGCATGACCGCCTGGTATGTGGCATCAACAATATCAATGTACAAATAACCAAAACAAAAATATCCCTGGATAGAGTGATAGAAATAGCTCAAGCCACCAAATGCACCGAGAAAGCCGTTTCTGAGCTCCAGTGCATGAAGGACGATGAGGTAAATCAGCTTTGGCGTGGGATGGCTGTTAGGCCAACACCCTGAGAAATAGGCACAGAGGAGGCTTAAAAGAGATCCCAGGATCGTGGACAGAGGCAAGGAAGAAATGTGGGCCATCTGCTCAGGAATTTTGATGAGTGTTTCAGATATGGGGAGACCACCCCCAAGAGATCTGCCATTGTAGTGATTGTGCATGTTTTAAGTGCAACAGGAAGCGCCACATTCAAGCATGTTGCCCTGCCAGATAAaactcatttttaaaaaacaacacacgaCTCCACTGAATAGACAAAAATCCTGAAGAGGATCCTGAGATTTACAGATTAAACATGGTTAAAGTAAGCAAGATGGCTTCCATAGAGATAATTCTTAAGGTCAATGGGTGACCATGAGCATAGAGATCAACACAGTCGCATCATCCATACAACACCTGATACAACACCTGAGTCTAAACAACACAACGGCTAGATTAGCAAAATATACAGGGGAAACTTTAAAAGTTTTAGTTATCACGATGATACGTGGTCGTATCATCAAAGGTCGGTTCAATTACCCAGAATCATTATGGAAGGACAAGGGCCAAGGCTCATGGGCCGAGATTGGCTGCGTAAGATAAAGcgaaaagcaaattaccgcggatgctggaatctgaaacaaaaacagaaaatgccggacaaccgcagcaggtctgacagcatctgtggagagagaagggagctaacgttccgAATCTGGATAacgttgacaaagagtcatccagggaggcacagtggcgcagtggttagcacggctgcctcacggcactgaagacccgggttcgatcccggccccgggtcaacgtccatgtggagtttgcacattctccccgtgtctgcgtgggtctcacccccacaacccaaagatgtgcaaggaaggtggataggccacgctaaattgccccttaattggaaaaaaaattgggttctctaaaaattaaaaataaaccaAAAGATTTTGCACGGCCATTGGAGAATATATTTAACAAGAGCGAGTTTATATCACCGTCTACATTGCGGGAAGTCCTTCAGGTGGTTATCTGCGGGGGGGGCGGGATAATTTCCTCCAAAGCACATATGGAAAGGACGGCGGGGGTGGAGTGACAGAGGCTGATGGCCTCCATCCTCAAGGTGGGCCATCAGTACTCATCTGCCCCAACCCCGGAGTTGCTGGCGAGCAGGAAGAAGTTGCAGACATACTTTGAATTACTATCGACAGGCAAGGTGGTGGACCAGCTGCGAAGTTCAAGGGGGTATTTTGTGAACACGGGGAGAAGACCAGTCACTTTTCAGCTCATCAGCTGAAGTGGCAGGCAGCTTCCCGGGAGATTGTACAGATACGGGACTGGAGTGGCAGCCTGGTTTCTACCCCACCTAACGTCAATGCAGATTTTGAAACATTTTATTGGGATCTTTATAGATCGGAGCCCTCGGCAGAGAGTTCGGCCATGACTGAGTTTTTGGATGGATTATCCATTCCCGTGGTGGAGAGGAAGAGGTGTGAACAGTTGGAGCACCTCAGCCatgccacctgagactgggacatgctccgcaacaACCTGGCAAGGTCCAGTtgagactgggacacgtcccccaggtccggaggctcagcatctgactggggcccagctgggttccagcagacctccgactgctgattcCCCCTGGACAttactgcctccaccagatgtgcatctgcaactgtgtggtgctcaccagaatgtgccagaGAAGCCTGTCCACTGCtatcgcccaccaaggtgtgtgtctctgcgctgttggTGGGTGGGGATGACAGTCATGATGGATTGATGGTGGCATTCTCGATGCTCATCTCCGAAGTGTTCTcttgggaggcgggggtgggggagaagcAACCCGGATGGGCCAGCATCGCCCGCTGGAGatgctgtgggagaatggacatgtggtcagtgggagggaaggatcataaTGCTGGCATCAACAACTCACATCTGGCAGGTCATCTGATTGGGGACCGATGGATCCTCACCAGGCATGGGTGTACTGTTGGGTGCCAGGGGGTTGTGCTGGGCCATGGGCACAGTAGTGTGCTGGACCACATTGCGGTATTGTGCTGGagcaggggagggtgggggtggggggggggatagtgtcTTCTGCAGGATCTTCGGAGTGGGCGACTGGTAGGGCTGGTGCCAGGGGACCGAtgctgtcataatatataccagtatatcatggtgcagacacacgctgatggacacacagtgggaccaatcaacacacacaacaccgcagccaatcaccagtt
This Scyliorhinus torazame isolate Kashiwa2021f chromosome 11, sScyTor2.1, whole genome shotgun sequence DNA region includes the following protein-coding sequences:
- the LOC140386047 gene encoding uncharacterized protein, which produces MGICVSKNVSKEKLRKTIKRQGAAPSEEEDALLVAELRSQLKMVYGRNSLGLAMMEMSEIPEIAWQVIEVEKLNVSHNFLLSIGPGIENLQNLTILNLLGNQLATLPKEIGMLRKLRVLFADWNCLKEVPHELGYCKKLQVLSLSYNMISSLPESLEDLRKLEKLNLSNNRFVQLPTCVYRMRRLTFLHLGCNKIESISESVGQLESMRIFIAEKNRLRFLPKSICLMRPLKLLNVNYNEIENLPTNLPMLTELERIACHSLDTGLHVKCNPLAKPLLDLVEEGLEPLFDYLKPKRDNK